The segment CGGCGCGCCGCGCCTCGTGAATGTCGAAGCGAGCGCGACGGCCGAGCTCATCTACGAGATCCTGGACGCCTACGGCACGCCGCTCGAGCCCGAGGTGGCCGCGTGTCTCTACGTCGGGCTCGCGTCGGACACCGGCGCCTTCCGCTATCAGAACACGACCCCCCGCGCGCTCCGCCTCGCGGCGCGCCTGGTGGAGCACGGCGCCCAGCCCTCCACCGCCGCGGACGCGCTCTACGGACGGAAATCGGAGGCGAGCCTGCGCATCCTCGGCCTCGCCCTCGCGTCCCTCGAGAAGCGGGCCGGCGGACGGGTCGGAGCGCTCACGATCAGCCACGAGATGTTCCAGCGGGCCGGCGCGACTCCCGAGGACGCGGACGGGATCGTCCAATTCGCCAAATCGCTGGACGGGGCGCGCGTCGGGATCCTGATCCAGGAGGTGGCCCCGGGTGAGGTCCGCATGAGCTTCCGCTCCGACGGCACCGTCGACGTGAACGAGGTCGCGGGCCGTTTCGGCGGGGGCGGGCACAAGAACGCGGCGGGCGCCCGCGTGCGCGGCGACCTGGCGCGCGTGCGCGGCGACGTTCTAGAGGCGCTCGACCGGGCGGTGAATGGCGGACCTCCTCCACCTCGTGGATAAGCCGGAGGGCTGGACCTCCCACGACGCGGTGGCACGGCTTCGCACGCTTCTGGGTGAATCCCGCATGGGACACGCGGGCACGCTCGATCCCTTCGCGAGCGGCCTCCTACTTATAGGAGAGGGGCGCGCGACGGGATTCCTCGGCTGCCTGGGACTTCTTCCGAAGCGCTACCTGGCCACGGCCCGCCTCGGCGTCGCGACCGACACGCAGGACGTGACCGGCACCGTGACCGCCACGTCGAGCCGGATGCCCTCCCTCCCCGAGGTCGAAGCCGCGCTAGCCCGCTTTCGGGGCGCCATCAGGCAGCGACCGCCGCTCTACTCCGCCGTCAAGGTGGGCGGGACTCGTCTCTACAAGGCCGCGCGGCGCGGAGTGGACCTCGAGCGCGAGGATCGGCCGGTCCATGTCTACGAGCTCCGCCTCGTCGGGGACGCCCTCCCCGAGATCACCCTCGATGTCACCGTGAGCCGGGGGACCTACGTGCGCACGCTGGCGCACGACCTCGGAGAGACGCTCGGCTGCGGCGCCCACCTGACCGCGCTGCGGCGGGTCGAGTCGGGCCCGTTCCAGGTGGACGCTGCCCTCTCCTGCGATCGGAGCTCGGGGCACGAGGAGGGCGCGTATCGGGAGCGGGCGCTCGAGCCCGACCGGGCCCTCTCCTTTCTGCCGCGCGTCCGATTGAGCGACGACGAAGCGGCGCGCCTTCGCCACGGTCGAGCGCCGGTCCTGGAAGCCGACCGCGTCGAGGAGCCGGACCGATGCTGGCCGCTGCCGCCCGGGGAGAGTGGATGGCCGCTCGCGCTCGTGGACCAGGCGGGGTCG is part of the Candidatus Eisenbacteria bacterium genome and harbors:
- a CDS encoding bifunctional oligoribonuclease/PAP phosphatase NrnA, yielding MTQVAHDEFREFIDSHREFLILSHVDPDGDAIGSSLGLAWALKGLQKEVVVGNESPLPDGLRFLPGSEWVKLPAEIGRVFDAVFVLDCSSLDRAGEAARLVAPGAAVANVDHHAANDGFGAPRLVNVEASATAELIYEILDAYGTPLEPEVAACLYVGLASDTGAFRYQNTTPRALRLAARLVEHGAQPSTAADALYGRKSEASLRILGLALASLEKRAGGRVGALTISHEMFQRAGATPEDADGIVQFAKSLDGARVGILIQEVAPGEVRMSFRSDGTVDVNEVAGRFGGGGHKNAAGARVRGDLARVRGDVLEALDRAVNGGPPPPRG
- the truB gene encoding tRNA pseudouridine(55) synthase TruB, with amino-acid sequence MADLLHLVDKPEGWTSHDAVARLRTLLGESRMGHAGTLDPFASGLLLIGEGRATGFLGCLGLLPKRYLATARLGVATDTQDVTGTVTATSSRMPSLPEVEAALARFRGAIRQRPPLYSAVKVGGTRLYKAARRGVDLEREDRPVHVYELRLVGDALPEITLDVTVSRGTYVRTLAHDLGETLGCGAHLTALRRVESGPFQVDAALSCDRSSGHEEGAYRERALEPDRALSFLPRVRLSDDEAARLRHGRAPVLEADRVEEPDRCWPLPPGESGWPLALVDQAGSVLALARPWRDQVSGAAVALQRVLVGA